From Streptomyces griseorubiginosus, one genomic window encodes:
- a CDS encoding extracellular solute-binding protein has product MRRGIAATALVASIALAATACGGSDSGDKADGPVTITWWDTSNATNEAPTYKALIKDFEAANKGIKVKYVNVPFDQAQNKFDTAAGASGAPDVLRSDVGWTPAFAKKGYFLPLDGTEALADVSKFQPNLIEQAKYDGKTYGVPFVTDTLALVYNKQLFAKAGVEAPKTWDDLKKAAATIKDKTGVDGYWGSTAAYYAQPFLFGEGTDTVDVAAKKITVNSPAAKKGYGTWLSLFSGKGLHKADTTADAYAHIQDAFVNGKVAAIIQGPWEITNFYKGSAFKDKANLGIATVPAGSTGKAGAPTGGHNLSIYAGSDSAHQKAAEKFVGFMTSAKSQTQIALKNSTLPTRDDAYTAEVKADPGIAGYQTVLASAQPRPALPEYSSLLTPLDTELNSIAGGKESLDKGLSNVEVSIAKLVPDFSK; this is encoded by the coding sequence ATGCGGCGTGGCATAGCGGCCACCGCGCTGGTGGCGTCCATCGCCCTCGCGGCGACGGCCTGCGGCGGAAGCGACAGCGGCGACAAGGCCGACGGTCCGGTCACCATCACCTGGTGGGACACCTCCAACGCCACCAATGAGGCGCCGACGTACAAGGCCCTGATCAAGGACTTCGAGGCCGCCAACAAGGGCATCAAGGTCAAGTACGTCAACGTCCCCTTCGACCAGGCGCAGAACAAGTTCGACACCGCCGCGGGCGCGAGCGGCGCTCCGGACGTGCTGCGTTCCGACGTCGGCTGGACCCCCGCCTTCGCCAAGAAGGGCTACTTCCTGCCCCTCGACGGCACCGAGGCCCTCGCGGACGTCAGCAAGTTCCAGCCGAACCTGATCGAGCAGGCCAAGTACGACGGCAAGACCTACGGCGTCCCGTTCGTCACCGACACCCTCGCCCTGGTCTACAACAAGCAGCTCTTCGCGAAGGCCGGTGTCGAGGCCCCCAAGACCTGGGACGACCTGAAGAAGGCCGCCGCCACCATCAAGGACAAGACCGGCGTCGACGGCTACTGGGGCTCCACCGCGGCCTACTACGCCCAGCCGTTCCTCTTCGGCGAGGGCACCGACACCGTCGATGTCGCCGCCAAGAAGATCACGGTGAACTCGCCCGCCGCCAAGAAGGGCTACGGCACCTGGCTGAGCCTCTTCTCCGGCAAGGGCCTGCACAAGGCCGACACCACCGCCGACGCCTACGCCCACATCCAGGACGCGTTCGTCAACGGCAAGGTCGCCGCGATCATCCAGGGCCCGTGGGAGATCACCAACTTCTACAAGGGCTCCGCCTTCAAGGACAAGGCCAACCTCGGCATCGCCACCGTCCCGGCCGGCTCCACCGGCAAGGCGGGCGCCCCGACCGGCGGCCACAACCTCTCGATCTACGCCGGCTCGGACTCCGCCCACCAGAAGGCCGCCGAGAAGTTCGTCGGCTTCATGACCTCCGCGAAGTCGCAGACGCAGATCGCGCTGAAGAACTCCACGCTGCCGACCCGCGACGACGCGTACACCGCCGAGGTCAAGGCCGACCCGGGCATCGCCGGCTACCAGACGGTCCTCGCCAGCGCCCAGCCCCGCCCGGCCCTGCCGGAGTACAGCTCCCTGCTGACCCCGCTGGACACCGAGCTGAACTCCATCGCCGGCGGCAAGGAGTCCCTGGACAAGGGTCTGAGCAACGTCGAGGTCTCGATCGCCAAGCTGGTGCCGGACTTCAGCAAGTGA
- a CDS encoding LysR family transcriptional regulator: MLDVRRMQMLAAVVSSGSVTAAAARLGYTPSAISQQVAALEKEAGTELLERVGRGVRPTAAGLLLTEHADAIGRQVAEAETALTDLLAGRTGRLSLRYFATAGARLVAPAVARLRAQQPGVRIELRLAGPDPLPDVREGRADLALVVGPGAHDGVRLLHLLDDPYLAVLPKAHPLAARRTLRLTDLAEEPWVGSEWPGPCLDAQLTACAEAGFQPRFVVDSEDYATAQGFVAAGLGVTLIPRLGLGGRHPEVVVRPLKSPEPTRTILAAVRETASPQPALEAFVAALRDAAAG; this comes from the coding sequence ATGCTTGATGTGCGACGGATGCAGATGCTGGCGGCCGTGGTGAGCAGCGGCTCCGTCACCGCGGCCGCGGCCCGGCTCGGCTACACGCCCTCGGCGATCAGCCAGCAGGTGGCGGCGCTGGAGAAGGAGGCCGGGACCGAGCTCCTCGAACGGGTCGGGCGGGGGGTGCGGCCCACGGCCGCCGGGCTGTTGCTCACCGAGCACGCCGACGCGATCGGCCGGCAGGTCGCCGAGGCGGAGACCGCCCTCACGGACCTCCTCGCGGGCCGTACGGGCCGGCTCTCGTTGCGCTACTTCGCCACGGCCGGCGCCCGGCTGGTCGCCCCCGCGGTGGCGCGGCTGCGAGCCCAACAGCCCGGGGTCCGGATCGAGTTGCGGCTGGCGGGCCCCGACCCCCTCCCCGACGTCCGGGAGGGCCGCGCCGACCTGGCCCTGGTCGTCGGACCCGGCGCCCACGACGGTGTACGCCTGCTGCACCTGCTGGACGATCCCTACCTCGCCGTCCTGCCGAAGGCCCATCCCCTCGCGGCCCGCCGCACCCTCCGCCTGACCGACCTGGCCGAGGAGCCGTGGGTCGGCAGCGAGTGGCCGGGACCCTGTCTCGACGCCCAGCTCACCGCCTGTGCCGAGGCGGGCTTCCAGCCCCGTTTCGTCGTCGACAGCGAGGACTACGCCACCGCGCAGGGCTTCGTGGCGGCCGGACTCGGGGTCACCCTGATCCCGCGGCTGGGCCTGGGCGGACGGCATCCGGAGGTCGTCGTACGACCGCTGAAGAGCCCGGAACCGACCCGGACGATCCTGGCCGCCGTACGGGAGACCGCGTCGCCGCAACCGGCCCTGGAGGCCTTCGTCGCGGCGCTGCGGGACGCTGCCGCGGGCTAG
- a CDS encoding LacI family DNA-binding transcriptional regulator, translating to MTTRLADIAAQAGVSEATVSRVLNGKPGVAATTRQSVLAALDVLGYERPVRLRQRSEGLVGLITPELENPIFPALAQVIGQALTRQGYTPVLATQTPGGSTEDELTEMLVDRGVAGIIFVSGLHADTSADMQRYEQLRAQGVPFVLVDGFSPKVQAPFISPDDRAAMSLAVTHLVSLGHTRIGLALGPKRFVPVQRKIEGFVRTVQDQLGLPAATVEAELVQHSLYTLEGGQAAATALIERDCTAVVCASDMMALGAIRAARQLGLDVPRDVSVVGFDDSPLIAFTDPPLTTIRKPVPAMGQAAVRTLLEEIGGTPAPHSEFVFMPELVVRGSTASAPGERTRP from the coding sequence GTGACCACACGGCTAGCCGACATCGCTGCTCAGGCGGGGGTGAGCGAAGCGACCGTCAGCCGCGTCCTCAACGGGAAGCCGGGTGTCGCCGCCACCACGCGCCAGTCCGTGCTGGCCGCCCTCGACGTGCTCGGCTACGAGCGCCCGGTCCGGCTGCGGCAGCGCAGCGAGGGCCTGGTGGGCCTGATCACCCCGGAGCTGGAGAACCCGATATTCCCGGCCCTGGCGCAGGTGATCGGCCAGGCGCTGACGCGGCAGGGCTACACGCCGGTGCTCGCCACCCAGACCCCGGGCGGTTCCACGGAGGACGAGCTCACCGAGATGCTCGTCGACCGGGGCGTGGCGGGCATCATCTTCGTCTCCGGGCTGCACGCGGACACCTCGGCGGACATGCAGCGCTACGAGCAGCTGCGGGCGCAGGGCGTGCCGTTCGTGCTGGTGGACGGGTTCTCGCCGAAGGTACAGGCGCCGTTCATCTCCCCCGACGACCGCGCGGCGATGAGCCTCGCGGTGACGCACCTGGTGTCGCTGGGCCACACCAGGATCGGGCTGGCCCTCGGCCCCAAGCGGTTCGTGCCGGTCCAGCGCAAGATCGAGGGCTTCGTGCGCACCGTGCAGGACCAGCTGGGCCTGCCCGCCGCGACCGTCGAGGCGGAGCTGGTGCAGCACTCGCTGTACACCCTGGAGGGCGGGCAGGCGGCCGCCACGGCCCTCATCGAGCGGGACTGCACGGCGGTGGTGTGCGCGAGCGACATGATGGCGCTCGGCGCGATACGGGCGGCCCGGCAGCTGGGCCTGGACGTACCGCGGGACGTCTCGGTCGTGGGCTTCGACGACTCCCCCCTGATCGCCTTCACCGACCCGCCCCTGACGACGATCCGCAAGCCGGTGCCGGCCATGGGACAGGCGGCGGTGCGGACGTTGCTGGAGGAGATCGGCGGAACGCCCGCGCCGCACAGCGAGTTCGTGTTCATGCCGGAGCTGGTGGTACGCGGTTCGACGGCCTCGGCCCCGGGGGAACGCACTCGTCCGTAG
- a CDS encoding phosphatase PAP2 family protein — MGDSTVTSLEDRENTAVPDSLTASPRPGLLRRLRTPRRPRLWFEILLIAVSYWTYSLIRNAVPEQRAEALRNADWIWRMEHHLGIAVEESVNHAVNSVTWLIIGMNYYYATLHFVVTLGVLVWLYRSHPGRYAATRLVLFATTGVALVGYYLYPLAPPRLMNGGNFVDTVTVHQTWGSMASGDLKHMSNQYAAMPSMHIGWSLWCGLTIFALASVPWVRVLGLLYPAATLLVIVATANHFWLDAVGGILCLLFGFTVARLWYGALPYRLPRAVPDNGPLLRARL; from the coding sequence ATGGGTGACTCGACCGTGACCAGTCTGGAAGACCGTGAGAACACGGCCGTTCCCGACTCCCTCACGGCCTCGCCGCGGCCCGGTCTCCTGCGCCGACTGCGCACTCCTCGCCGGCCGCGCCTCTGGTTCGAGATCCTCTTGATCGCGGTGAGTTACTGGACGTACTCGCTGATCCGCAACGCGGTGCCGGAGCAGAGGGCGGAGGCGCTGCGCAACGCCGACTGGATCTGGCGGATGGAGCACCATCTCGGCATCGCCGTCGAGGAGTCCGTCAACCACGCGGTGAACTCGGTGACTTGGCTCATCATCGGGATGAACTACTACTACGCGACACTGCACTTCGTCGTGACGCTGGGCGTCCTGGTCTGGCTCTACCGCAGCCATCCCGGCCGTTACGCGGCGACCCGTCTGGTGCTGTTCGCGACGACGGGCGTGGCCCTGGTCGGCTACTACCTGTATCCCCTGGCGCCCCCGCGGCTGATGAACGGCGGGAACTTCGTCGACACCGTCACGGTCCACCAGACGTGGGGCTCGATGGCCTCCGGCGACCTCAAGCACATGTCGAACCAGTACGCCGCGATGCCGTCCATGCACATCGGCTGGTCCCTGTGGTGCGGTCTGACGATCTTCGCGCTGGCGTCGGTGCCGTGGGTGCGCGTCCTCGGCCTCCTCTACCCCGCGGCGACCCTGCTGGTCATCGTCGCCACCGCCAACCACTTCTGGCTCGACGCGGTGGGCGGCATCCTGTGCCTGCTGTTCGGCTTCACGGTGGCCCGGCTCTGGTACGGGGCCCTGCCGTACCGGCTGCCGAGGGCCGTCCCGGACAACGGCCCGCTGCTGCGAGCCAGGCTGTAG